In the genome of Myxococcus stipitatus, one region contains:
- a CDS encoding type I polyketide synthase produces the protein MSTPDYRVLLKNSLLKIEALEARLAKQEATKAEPVAIVGMACRFPGEAHAPDSLWRLLRDGVDAVRKIPAERWPADAIPGENPAVRWAGLLDSVDGFDASFFEVSPREAASLDPQQRMLLEVAWEAMEDAGLRPERLAKSQTGVFLGLSSTDYRQRVNGKGIDGVETYDLTGTLLSTAAGRLSYVFGFQGPCLSIDTACSSSLVAVHEAVQSLRRGESEVALTGGANLILDPMNSAMLGRMQALSPDGRCKTFDAAANGFVRGEGCGIVVLKRLSDAERDGDRIWALIKGSAINQDGRSTGLTAPNVLAQQALLRQALADAKVAASDIGYVESHGTGTSLGDPIEFEALREVLGQPRPDGSSCAIGALKTNLGHLEAAAGVAGLIKAVLVLRREAIPRNLNFRSVNPRISLSGTPFVFPTRELPWPRGTKPRRAGVSAFGLSGTNAHVVLEEAPAPSRPEAPPSRDSAVLLPLSAKSPAALRAQAKQWVEHLAASGTESLADHLYTASVRRGHHPHRLAVLGHSREELSSQLRAFLAKEPRDPTQVEDAGPRARKAVFVFPGQGGQWQGMGRRLLEEERVFREAIEACDRAMRPHVEWSLLDVLRGEGPRAALEDVDVIQPSVFAMQVGLAALWRSWGVEPQAVVGHSLGEVAAAHVAGALSLEDAARIICVRSRLVKRASGQGGMAVVELSAEEAREALRGYEGRLAVGAVNGPRARVLSGEREALAEVLTRLEKAGVFCRWVKVDYASHSPQMEPLRAELLRLLAEVRPMRERVPLYSTVTGQRNEELLTAEYWERNLREPVRFWDVIEQLGTEGHETFLEINAHPVLLPSIEEGLRERCGSLAVLPSLRRDEGGRARLLATLGALYTVGHSVDWERLHPEGGRVVTVPAYPWQRERFWLEASTAPAPRRGGNRVQGASGHPLLGPHVALSHQPGTHVWQMDVGDSDLSWVADHRVQEAVVLPGTAWVDIALGAARRVLGEGRHVLSRLVCVQPVFLPAEGARTLQVVMTERPSGGADFQCFALDARASAPAWVPVAEGAVEMASGVTQEPLPSAEVVQARCPRIVEGDAHIQAMAERGLHYGPAFQGLQRLWQGEREAYAHLRLPEVLAGHASEHLIHPAFLDVCFQLLMAFLPVGTTYVGRGVESARFDGPVPSEVWAHLRLRDGEGAGFSGDLTLRDAEGRRVAEVSGIQVSRLPGASWRAVSAEISEWMYQVDWDPQALPESLTWREKSPGTWVIFGDSRGVARELRSLLEARGESCVMVTPGATYRSVGTGAYEVDPRDAEHLRRLLSDALPSGARGVVHLWSLDSAANETLTLETLERARHLGTTAVLHLVQALARAGWRDAPRLWLVTRGARSVGPSREGVNVAQAPLWGLGQVIAMEHPELRCTRVDLAADTERESEALFREILSASPEDQVALRGSARHVARFIRAAEALAPRDGSERVVADGTYLITGGLGGLGLQVARWLVDQGARHLVLLGRTAPSSDAEAALGQLREAGARVEVVRADVSVPQDVARAMAVVDEGMPPLKGVMHAAGLLDDGVLLNLTEERFATVMAPKVQGAWNLHVATQRRPLDFFVLFSSAAALLGSPGQGNYASANAFLDALAQARRAEGLPGLSIAWGAWTGVGLAARANPQKRIEARGLRGMAPDKALAALGLLLGQDRPQVGVVSLDLRQWMEFYLSAAQSPFFARLVGQLASARPSESGRGRFREKLEQAEPSERRALLELHLREQIAAVLRMDPERLGPRVALGSLGLDSLMGMEIRNRLEASLGLKLSATLVWAYPTLVALVTFLSERLGLSSDDQPPRAEESPPEAPAPAAALTSAAVSSEIEDLSEAEVERLLAQRMAQGT, from the coding sequence ATGAGCACCCCGGACTATCGAGTCCTGCTGAAGAACTCGCTCCTCAAGATTGAAGCGCTGGAGGCGCGGCTCGCGAAGCAGGAGGCCACGAAGGCGGAACCGGTCGCCATCGTCGGCATGGCGTGCCGCTTCCCCGGTGAGGCCCATGCGCCCGACTCGCTGTGGCGCCTGTTGCGGGACGGCGTCGACGCGGTCCGGAAGATTCCCGCCGAGCGCTGGCCCGCGGATGCGATTCCGGGGGAGAACCCGGCCGTGCGTTGGGCGGGACTCCTCGACTCGGTCGATGGGTTCGATGCGTCCTTCTTCGAGGTCTCTCCGCGCGAGGCCGCGAGCCTGGACCCGCAGCAGCGCATGCTCCTGGAGGTGGCGTGGGAGGCGATGGAGGACGCGGGCCTGCGCCCCGAGCGCCTCGCGAAGAGCCAGACGGGGGTCTTCCTCGGGCTGAGCAGCACGGACTACCGACAGCGCGTCAACGGCAAGGGCATCGACGGCGTCGAGACCTACGACTTGACCGGCACGCTGCTCTCCACGGCGGCCGGGCGGCTCTCGTACGTCTTCGGCTTCCAGGGGCCCTGCCTGTCCATCGACACGGCGTGCTCCTCGTCACTGGTCGCGGTGCACGAGGCCGTCCAGAGCCTCCGTCGCGGCGAGAGCGAGGTCGCGCTGACGGGAGGCGCCAACCTCATCCTCGACCCGATGAACTCGGCGATGTTGGGCCGGATGCAGGCGCTGTCGCCGGATGGTCGCTGCAAGACCTTCGACGCGGCGGCGAATGGCTTCGTCCGAGGTGAAGGCTGCGGCATCGTGGTCCTCAAGCGCCTCTCCGACGCCGAGCGGGATGGGGACCGCATCTGGGCGCTCATCAAGGGCTCGGCCATCAATCAGGATGGTCGCTCGACGGGGCTGACGGCGCCCAACGTGCTCGCGCAGCAGGCGCTGCTGCGGCAGGCCCTCGCGGATGCGAAGGTGGCCGCGTCGGACATCGGCTACGTCGAGTCTCATGGCACCGGCACGTCGCTGGGTGACCCCATCGAGTTCGAGGCGCTCCGTGAAGTCCTCGGTCAGCCCCGGCCAGATGGGTCCTCGTGCGCCATCGGTGCGCTGAAGACGAACCTCGGGCACCTGGAGGCCGCGGCGGGGGTGGCGGGCCTCATCAAGGCGGTGCTCGTGCTGCGGCGCGAGGCGATTCCTCGCAACCTGAACTTCCGCTCCGTCAACCCGCGCATCTCGCTGAGCGGGACGCCGTTCGTGTTCCCGACGCGGGAGCTTCCCTGGCCTCGGGGGACGAAGCCTCGGCGCGCGGGGGTGAGCGCATTCGGCCTGAGCGGGACCAATGCCCATGTCGTGCTGGAGGAGGCCCCCGCGCCTTCGCGCCCGGAGGCGCCTCCCTCTCGGGACTCGGCGGTCCTTCTCCCCTTGTCCGCGAAGAGTCCCGCCGCGCTCCGAGCGCAAGCGAAGCAGTGGGTTGAACACCTGGCGGCCAGCGGAACGGAGTCGCTCGCGGACCACCTCTACACGGCGAGCGTTCGGCGGGGTCATCATCCGCACCGGCTCGCGGTCCTCGGGCACTCGCGGGAAGAGCTCTCCAGTCAGCTGCGGGCCTTCCTCGCGAAGGAGCCTCGGGACCCGACGCAGGTGGAAGACGCGGGACCGAGGGCACGAAAGGCTGTCTTCGTCTTTCCGGGGCAAGGGGGCCAGTGGCAGGGCATGGGCCGACGGCTCCTCGAGGAGGAGCGTGTCTTCCGTGAGGCCATCGAAGCCTGTGACCGGGCGATGCGGCCGCATGTCGAGTGGTCGCTGCTCGACGTGCTGCGCGGCGAGGGGCCTCGGGCCGCGCTCGAAGACGTGGACGTCATCCAGCCTTCGGTGTTCGCGATGCAGGTGGGGCTCGCCGCGCTGTGGCGCTCCTGGGGCGTGGAGCCGCAGGCGGTGGTGGGGCACAGCCTGGGGGAGGTCGCCGCGGCCCATGTGGCGGGGGCGCTGAGCCTGGAGGACGCGGCGCGAATCATCTGCGTGCGCAGTCGGCTGGTGAAGCGCGCGAGCGGGCAGGGCGGGATGGCGGTGGTGGAGCTGTCCGCCGAGGAGGCACGCGAGGCGCTGCGTGGCTACGAGGGACGCCTCGCCGTCGGCGCGGTGAACGGGCCGCGTGCGCGGGTGTTGTCGGGCGAGCGTGAGGCGCTGGCCGAGGTCCTGACGCGCCTGGAGAAGGCGGGCGTCTTCTGCCGCTGGGTGAAGGTGGACTACGCGTCCCACAGTCCGCAGATGGAGCCGCTTCGCGCGGAGTTGTTGCGGTTGCTCGCGGAGGTGCGGCCGATGCGCGAGCGCGTGCCGCTCTACTCGACGGTGACGGGACAGCGGAACGAGGAGCTGCTGACGGCGGAGTACTGGGAGCGCAACCTCCGCGAGCCGGTGCGCTTCTGGGACGTCATCGAGCAACTGGGCACCGAGGGGCACGAGACCTTCCTGGAGATCAACGCCCATCCGGTGCTGCTGCCGTCCATCGAGGAGGGCCTGCGAGAGCGATGTGGGTCGCTCGCCGTGCTGCCCTCCCTGCGCCGTGACGAGGGGGGACGAGCGCGACTGCTCGCCACGCTCGGGGCGCTCTACACGGTGGGGCACTCGGTGGACTGGGAACGACTGCATCCAGAGGGGGGCCGCGTGGTCACGGTCCCCGCGTATCCGTGGCAGCGTGAGCGCTTCTGGCTGGAGGCCTCCACCGCGCCGGCTCCGCGACGCGGAGGGAACCGTGTCCAGGGCGCGAGTGGGCATCCGCTGCTGGGGCCTCATGTGGCGCTCAGCCATCAGCCTGGCACTCATGTCTGGCAGATGGACGTGGGTGACTCGGACCTCTCGTGGGTCGCGGACCATCGCGTCCAGGAGGCGGTCGTCCTTCCTGGGACGGCGTGGGTGGATATCGCGCTGGGTGCGGCGCGGCGGGTCTTGGGCGAGGGGCGGCATGTGCTCTCGCGGCTGGTCTGTGTCCAGCCCGTGTTCCTGCCGGCGGAGGGGGCTCGCACGCTCCAGGTGGTGATGACGGAGCGACCTTCGGGCGGCGCGGACTTCCAGTGCTTCGCGCTGGATGCCCGAGCATCCGCGCCCGCCTGGGTGCCCGTCGCCGAGGGCGCGGTCGAGATGGCATCGGGAGTCACGCAGGAGCCACTGCCCTCCGCGGAGGTCGTCCAGGCGCGGTGCCCGCGCATCGTCGAAGGTGACGCGCACATCCAGGCAATGGCGGAGCGAGGTCTGCACTACGGCCCCGCGTTCCAGGGGCTTCAGCGGCTCTGGCAGGGGGAGCGTGAAGCCTATGCCCACCTCCGGCTGCCCGAGGTCCTGGCGGGGCACGCGAGTGAGCACCTCATCCATCCCGCGTTCCTCGATGTGTGCTTCCAGCTCCTGATGGCCTTCCTGCCCGTGGGCACGACCTACGTGGGCCGAGGCGTGGAGTCGGCGCGGTTCGACGGGCCCGTTCCGTCCGAGGTCTGGGCGCACCTGCGGCTCCGTGATGGCGAAGGTGCTGGCTTCAGCGGAGACCTCACGCTGCGCGACGCGGAAGGTCGTCGGGTGGCGGAGGTCTCCGGCATCCAGGTCAGCCGTCTGCCGGGCGCGAGCTGGCGCGCCGTGAGCGCGGAGATCTCCGAGTGGATGTACCAGGTGGACTGGGATCCGCAGGCGCTGCCGGAGTCGCTCACGTGGCGGGAGAAGTCGCCGGGGACGTGGGTGATCTTCGGGGACTCACGGGGTGTGGCGCGCGAGCTTCGGAGCCTCCTGGAGGCGCGTGGTGAGTCGTGCGTGATGGTGACGCCGGGGGCGACCTATCGGTCCGTGGGGACGGGTGCCTACGAGGTGGACCCGCGTGATGCGGAGCATCTGCGGCGGCTGTTGTCGGACGCACTGCCCTCGGGGGCACGAGGGGTGGTGCACCTGTGGAGCCTGGACAGTGCCGCGAACGAAACGCTGACGCTGGAGACCCTGGAGAGGGCTCGGCACCTGGGAACGACGGCGGTGCTGCACCTCGTGCAGGCGCTGGCTCGGGCGGGATGGAGGGATGCGCCACGGCTCTGGCTCGTCACTCGAGGGGCGCGTTCCGTCGGTCCATCGCGTGAGGGGGTGAATGTGGCGCAGGCGCCGCTGTGGGGCCTCGGCCAGGTCATCGCGATGGAGCACCCCGAACTGCGTTGCACACGGGTGGACCTCGCCGCCGACACGGAGCGGGAGTCCGAGGCTCTCTTCCGAGAAATCTTGTCCGCGTCGCCCGAGGACCAGGTAGCCCTGCGCGGTAGCGCGCGGCACGTGGCCCGATTCATCCGCGCGGCGGAAGCCTTGGCTCCTCGGGACGGCTCCGAGCGCGTGGTCGCGGACGGCACGTATCTCATCACCGGTGGGCTCGGAGGACTGGGGCTCCAGGTCGCGCGGTGGCTTGTCGACCAGGGCGCGCGGCATCTCGTCCTCCTGGGCAGGACTGCTCCCTCCTCTGATGCGGAGGCCGCTCTGGGCCAGCTGCGCGAAGCGGGAGCACGCGTAGAAGTCGTCCGCGCGGATGTCTCCGTCCCTCAGGACGTGGCGCGCGCGATGGCCGTCGTCGACGAGGGCATGCCTCCGCTGAAGGGCGTGATGCATGCGGCCGGGCTCCTCGATGATGGAGTGCTGCTCAACCTCACCGAGGAACGCTTCGCGACGGTGATGGCCCCCAAGGTCCAGGGCGCATGGAACCTCCATGTGGCGACGCAGCGGCGCCCGCTGGACTTCTTCGTCCTCTTCTCCAGCGCGGCGGCGCTGCTGGGCTCCCCGGGCCAGGGGAACTACGCGTCGGCCAATGCCTTCCTGGATGCCTTGGCCCAGGCCCGGCGAGCGGAGGGGCTGCCTGGACTCAGCATCGCCTGGGGCGCGTGGACCGGCGTCGGCCTCGCGGCGCGCGCGAATCCCCAGAAGCGCATCGAGGCACGCGGCCTCCGCGGCATGGCTCCCGACAAGGCGCTCGCGGCACTGGGGCTCCTGCTCGGACAGGACAGGCCGCAGGTGGGCGTGGTGTCGCTCGACCTCCGGCAGTGGATGGAGTTCTACCTGTCCGCGGCGCAGTCGCCGTTCTTCGCTCGGCTCGTGGGGCAGCTTGCCTCTGCGCGCCCGAGCGAGTCGGGACGGGGGCGCTTCCGCGAGAAGCTCGAGCAGGCGGAGCCCTCCGAGCGTCGAGCGCTCCTGGAGCTGCACCTTCGCGAGCAGATCGCCGCCGTGCTCCGCATGGACCCGGAGCGGTTGGGGCCCCGCGTCGCGTTGGGGAGTCTGGGGCTCGACTCGCTGATGGGGATGGAGATTCGCAACCGGCTGGAGGCCTCGCTGGGCCTGAAGCTGAGCGCGACGCTGGTGTGGGCCTACCCGACGCTCGTCGCGCTGGTCACGTTCCTCTCCGAGCGATTGGGCCTGTCGTCGGACGACCAGCCTCCACGCGCCGAGGAGTCACCGCCCGAAGCCCCAGCTCCAGCGGCGGCCCTCACGAGCGCGGCGGTGAGCAGCGAAATCGAAGATCTGTCGGAAGCAGAAGTCGAGCGACTGCTCGCCCAGAGGATGGCGCAGGGAACATGA